The Streptomyces sp. NL15-2K genome contains a region encoding:
- the cobM gene encoding precorrin-4 C(11)-methyltransferase — MADAPTGKVTFVGAGPGAADLLTFRAARAIAEADVVIWAASLVQAEVLQHAREGAEILDSATMSLEDVVAVYERAREQGLKVARIHSGDPALWGGTQEQLDRCARIGVETEVVPGVSAFSAVAALAQRELTIPEVAQSVVLTRLGGGKTPMPPGEEVREFAKHGTTMAIFLSAARSGQLVRELLEGGYPTTTPVVVAYQATWPEELVVKCTIGTLEETVKEHKLWKHTLFLVGPALDAHGTRSHLYHPGHFHGYRKADPEARKALRSRGAST, encoded by the coding sequence ATGGCCGATGCCCCCACCGGCAAGGTGACCTTCGTCGGTGCCGGCCCCGGCGCCGCCGATCTGCTGACGTTCCGTGCCGCGCGTGCCATCGCCGAGGCGGACGTGGTGATCTGGGCGGCGAGCCTGGTCCAGGCGGAGGTCCTCCAGCACGCGCGCGAGGGCGCGGAGATCCTCGACTCGGCGACGATGTCGCTGGAGGACGTCGTCGCGGTGTACGAGCGGGCGCGTGAACAAGGGCTGAAGGTGGCCCGGATCCACTCCGGCGATCCCGCCCTGTGGGGCGGTACGCAGGAGCAGCTCGACCGGTGTGCGCGGATCGGCGTCGAGACCGAGGTCGTTCCCGGTGTCTCCGCCTTCTCCGCCGTCGCCGCGCTCGCCCAGCGCGAGTTGACGATCCCCGAGGTCGCGCAGTCCGTCGTGCTCACCCGGCTCGGCGGCGGCAAGACGCCGATGCCGCCCGGGGAGGAGGTGCGGGAGTTCGCCAAGCACGGCACCACCATGGCGATCTTCCTGTCCGCCGCCCGCAGCGGGCAGCTCGTGCGGGAGCTGCTGGAGGGCGGCTATCCGACGACCACGCCGGTCGTCGTCGCCTACCAGGCGACCTGGCCGGAGGAGCTGGTGGTGAAGTGCACGATCGGCACGCTGGAGGAGACGGTCAAGGAGCACAAGCTCTGGAAGCACACCCTGTTCCTGGTCGGTCCGGCGCTCGACGCGCACGGCACGCGTTCGCACCTCTACCACCCCGGTCACTTCCACGGCTACCGCAAGGCCGACCCGGAGGCCCGCAAGGCGCTGCGCTCACGGGGTGCGAGCACGTGA
- a CDS encoding putative cobaltochelatase: MSIPFPFTAVVGQDDLRLALLLNAVSPAVGGVLVRGEKGTAKSTAVRALSALMPEVPVVPGCRFSCAPGSPDPACPDGPHESGAGVRRPARMVELPVGASEDRLVGALDIERALSEGVKAFEPGLLADAHRGILYVDEVNLLHDHLVDLLLDAAAMGASYVEREGVSVRHASKFLLVGTMNPEEGELRPQLLDRFGLTVEVAASREPDQRVEVVRRRLAYDDDPAGFASRWADEEAAVRARIVAARELLPSVRLGDGALRQIAATCAAFEVDGMRADIVMARTATALAAWAGRTDVLAEDVRQAALLALPHRRRRNPFDAPGLDEDKLDETLEEFGGQSEDDDDPDPDGPGGGGGQPPSEGPDGSEGPEGGDTGARPEAGEGGEPQSSGGGAGEQQPARAGEPFRTKVLSVPGLGEGAAGRRSRARTEHGRTTGARRPLGTLTKLHLAATVQAAAPHQRARGRSGPGLVVRRDDLRQATREGREGNLVLFVVDASGSMAARQRMSAVKGAVLSLLLDAYQRRDKVGLVTFRGASADVALPPTSSVDAAAVRLESLPTGGRTPLATGLLKAHDVLRVERLRDPARRALMVVVTDGRATGGPEPVALASRAARLFAAEQIASVVVDCEAGPVRLGLAGQLAGELGGTAVTLDELRADSIAGLVKEVQGNSRRAA, encoded by the coding sequence GTGAGTATCCCGTTTCCGTTCACGGCCGTCGTCGGCCAGGACGACCTGCGGCTCGCGCTGCTGCTGAACGCCGTGTCCCCGGCGGTCGGTGGTGTGCTGGTGCGGGGCGAGAAGGGCACCGCCAAGTCGACGGCCGTACGCGCGCTGTCGGCGCTCATGCCGGAGGTGCCTGTCGTGCCCGGGTGCCGTTTCTCGTGCGCCCCCGGCTCGCCCGACCCCGCGTGCCCGGACGGGCCGCACGAGTCGGGGGCCGGGGTCCGGCGGCCCGCGCGCATGGTCGAGCTGCCGGTCGGCGCCTCGGAGGACCGGCTCGTGGGTGCGCTGGACATCGAGCGTGCCCTGTCCGAGGGCGTGAAGGCCTTCGAACCCGGCCTGCTCGCCGACGCCCACCGCGGGATCCTCTACGTCGACGAGGTCAACCTCCTCCACGACCATCTGGTCGACCTGCTGCTGGACGCGGCCGCGATGGGCGCGTCGTACGTGGAGCGGGAGGGCGTCTCCGTACGGCATGCCTCGAAGTTCCTTCTCGTCGGGACCATGAATCCCGAGGAAGGTGAATTGCGCCCCCAATTGCTCGATCGTTTCGGGCTGACCGTCGAGGTCGCGGCCTCACGGGAGCCCGACCAGCGCGTAGAGGTCGTACGGCGGCGGCTCGCCTACGACGACGACCCGGCCGGCTTCGCATCGCGGTGGGCGGACGAGGAGGCCGCCGTACGGGCGCGGATCGTGGCGGCGCGGGAGCTGCTGCCGTCGGTGCGGCTGGGCGACGGGGCGCTGCGGCAGATCGCGGCCACCTGCGCGGCCTTCGAGGTGGACGGGATGCGGGCCGACATCGTGATGGCCCGGACCGCTACCGCGCTGGCGGCCTGGGCCGGGCGGACCGACGTGCTCGCCGAGGACGTGCGGCAGGCCGCGCTGCTCGCGCTGCCGCACCGCAGGCGTCGTAATCCCTTCGACGCGCCGGGGCTGGACGAGGACAAACTCGACGAGACGCTGGAGGAGTTCGGGGGACAGAGCGAGGACGACGACGATCCGGATCCGGACGGGCCGGGTGGGGGTGGTGGGCAGCCGCCTTCGGAGGGGCCTGATGGGTCTGAGGGGCCTGAAGGGGGCGACACCGGCGCGCGGCCCGAGGCCGGAGAGGGCGGGGAGCCGCAGTCTTCCGGGGGCGGGGCGGGTGAGCAGCAGCCCGCGCGGGCCGGTGAGCCCTTCCGGACGAAGGTGCTGAGCGTGCCGGGGCTCGGTGAGGGCGCCGCCGGGCGGCGTTCGCGGGCGCGGACCGAGCACGGTCGGACCACCGGGGCTCGGCGGCCCCTAGGCACGCTGACCAAGCTGCATCTGGCGGCGACCGTGCAGGCGGCGGCGCCGCATCAGCGGGCGCGGGGGCGGTCGGGACCGGGGCTGGTGGTCCGGCGGGACGATCTGCGGCAGGCGACCAGGGAGGGGCGCGAGGGGAATCTCGTGCTTTTCGTCGTCGATGCCTCCGGCTCGATGGCTGCCCGGCAGCGGATGAGCGCGGTGAAGGGGGCCGTGCTGTCGCTGTTGCTGGACGCGTATCAGCGGCGGGACAAGGTGGGGCTGGTGACGTTCCGGGGGGCCTCGGCCGATGTCGCCCTGCCTCCCACCTCGTCGGTGGACGCGGCGGCGGTCCGGTTGGAGTCGCTGCCCACCGGCGGGCGCACGCCGCTCGCGACCGGGTTGCTGAAGGCCCACGACGTGCTGCGGGTGGAGCGGTTGCGGGATCCCGCGCGGCGGGCGCTCATGGTCGTCGTGACGGACGGGCGGGCGACCGGGGGGCCCGAGCCCGTCGCCCTCGCTTCGCGTGCGGCTCGGTTGTTCGCGGCCGAGCAGATCGCCTCCGTGGTCGTGGACTGTGAGGCGGGGCCCGTACGGCTCGGGCTCGCCGGGCAGCTCGCGGGTGAACTGGGCGGTACGGCGGTGACGTTGGACGAGCTGCGGGCGGACTCGATCGCCGGGCTGGTCAAGGAAGTTCAGGGTAATTCGAGGAGGGCCGCGTAG
- the cobJ gene encoding precorrin-3B C(17)-methyltransferase, which produces MIGLISATSAGAAARDRLAAAWPSRARVYDGPVGDAVRRAFAECEQLVCFLATGAVVRLIAPLLGDKASDPGVVCVDEGGRFAVSLVGGHGGGANELAREVGELLGAEPVVTTATDAVGLPGLDTLGFPVEGDVAGVSRAVLDGEPVALKADFAWPLPALRVTEEGAYSIRLTDRLVEPAEQEVVLRPPSLVVGVGASKGAPVGEVLGLVEDALRDAGLSPRSIAELATVDAKAEEPGIVEAAERLGVPLVTYSAEELAAVDVPNPSDAPLAAVGTPSVAEAAALMSGGELLVPKRKSAREDGQPAMATCAVVRRPARGRLAVVGLGPGARDLLTPRAKAELRRASVLVGLDQYVDQIRDLLRPGTRILESGLGAEEERARTAVAQARKGQAVALIGSGDAGVYAMASPALAEASDDIDVIGVPGVTAALAAAALLGAPLGHDHVSISLSDLHTPWEVIERRVKAAAEADIVVTFYNPRSRGRDWQLPKALSVLAGHREPTTPVGVVRNASRPDESSTLTTLAALDPETVDMMTVVTVGNTATRRIAGRMVTPRGYRWQESRPDQAEKEEAR; this is translated from the coding sequence GTGATCGGCCTCATTTCCGCCACCTCGGCGGGCGCTGCGGCGAGGGACCGGCTGGCCGCGGCGTGGCCCTCCCGGGCCCGGGTGTACGACGGGCCCGTCGGGGACGCCGTACGGCGGGCGTTCGCCGAGTGTGAGCAGCTCGTGTGTTTTCTGGCCACGGGGGCGGTCGTACGACTGATCGCCCCTCTGTTGGGTGACAAGGCGTCCGACCCGGGTGTGGTGTGTGTCGACGAGGGCGGGCGGTTCGCCGTGTCGCTGGTGGGCGGGCACGGGGGCGGGGCCAATGAACTCGCCCGTGAGGTGGGGGAGTTGCTGGGGGCGGAGCCCGTGGTGACCACGGCGACGGATGCGGTGGGGTTGCCCGGGCTGGATACGCTCGGGTTCCCGGTGGAGGGGGATGTCGCCGGGGTTTCCCGGGCCGTGCTCGACGGTGAACCGGTGGCGCTGAAGGCGGACTTCGCCTGGCCCCTTCCGGCACTTCGGGTCACCGAGGAAGGGGCGTACTCGATCCGGCTGACGGATCGCCTCGTCGAACCCGCCGAGCAGGAGGTCGTTCTCCGTCCGCCGTCCCTCGTCGTCGGCGTCGGCGCCTCCAAGGGCGCGCCCGTCGGCGAAGTCCTCGGGCTCGTCGAGGACGCGCTGCGGGATGCGGGACTGTCCCCCCGTAGCATCGCCGAACTCGCCACCGTCGACGCCAAGGCCGAAGAACCCGGCATCGTCGAGGCCGCCGAGCGTCTCGGCGTCCCCCTCGTCACCTACTCCGCCGAGGAGTTGGCCGCCGTGGACGTGCCCAACCCCTCCGACGCCCCCCTCGCCGCCGTCGGCACGCCTTCCGTCGCCGAGGCCGCCGCGCTCATGAGCGGCGGTGAACTCCTCGTCCCCAAGCGGAAGTCGGCGCGAGAGGACGGGCAGCCCGCCATGGCGACCTGTGCCGTCGTACGGCGGCCCGCGCGCGGGCGGCTCGCGGTGGTCGGGCTCGGGCCGGGTGCCCGCGACCTGCTCACCCCGCGTGCCAAGGCCGAATTGCGGCGCGCTTCCGTGCTCGTCGGGCTCGACCAGTACGTCGACCAGATCCGCGACCTGCTGCGGCCGGGCACCCGGATCCTGGAGTCGGGGCTCGGCGCCGAGGAGGAGCGGGCGCGGACGGCCGTGGCTCAGGCCCGGAAAGGGCAGGCCGTCGCGCTCATCGGCAGCGGGGACGCCGGCGTGTACGCCATGGCCTCCCCCGCGCTCGCCGAGGCCTCCGACGACATCGACGTGATCGGGGTGCCCGGTGTGACCGCCGCCCTCGCCGCGGCCGCGCTCCTCGGCGCGCCGCTGGGCCACGACCACGTGTCCATCAGCCTCTCCGATCTCCACACGCCCTGGGAGGTCATCGAGCGGCGGGTGAAGGCGGCGGCCGAGGCGGACATCGTCGTGACCTTCTACAACCCGCGCAGCCGGGGCCGGGACTGGCAGCTGCCGAAGGCCCTCTCCGTCCTCGCCGGGCACCGGGAGCCGACGACGCCGGTCGGTGTCGTACGGAACGCGTCGCGGCCGGACGAGTCCAGCACGCTGACGACGCTGGCCGCCCTCGACCCGGAGACGGTCGACATGATGACGGTCGTGACCGTGGGCAACACCGCGACCCGGCGGATCGCGGGGCGCATGGTGACCCCGCGCGGCTACCGCTGGCAGGAGAGCAGGCCGGATCAGGCGGAGAAGGAGGAGGCCCGGTGA
- a CDS encoding cobyrinate a,c-diamide synthase, protein MNASVPRLVIAAPSSGSGKTTVATGLMAAFAARGLAVSPHKVGPDYIDPGYHALATGRVGRNLDAYLCGPELVGPLFVRGARGCDIAVVEGVMGLYDGAAGEGELASTAHVAKLLRAPVVLVVDASSQSRSVAALVHGFASWDPEVRVGGVILNKVASDRHEELLREALESVGVPVLGVLRRAAQVDTPSRHLGLVPVAERRVEAVEAVAAMAAQVSAGCDLEALVALARSAGALSCAVWDAAEVLAPAAEPLMDAAPPPPLPVPSLGAAAPRPPLSALNGPRPQTPDGLSSTNRRSEVRDGLSTAGPGSRVTVAVAGGPAFTFSYAEHTELLTAAGAEVVPFDPLRDEQLPDGTRGLVIGGGFPEVYAAELSANEGLRKDVVALAEAGSPVAAECAGLLYLCRELDGRPMCGVLDATARMSERLTLGYRDAVAVSDSVLAVAGTRMRGHEFHRTVVEPGSGAAPAWGVRAPRRRVEGFVQRGVHASYLHTHWASEPGVARRFVERCRTS, encoded by the coding sequence GTGAACGCCTCCGTCCCTCGGCTGGTCATTGCCGCGCCCTCGTCGGGCAGTGGCAAGACCACCGTTGCCACGGGGTTGATGGCCGCGTTCGCCGCGCGGGGGCTTGCCGTGTCTCCGCACAAGGTGGGGCCGGACTACATCGATCCCGGGTACCACGCGCTCGCCACCGGGCGGGTGGGGCGGAATCTCGACGCGTATCTGTGTGGGCCGGAGTTGGTCGGGCCGCTGTTTGTGCGCGGGGCGCGTGGGTGTGACATCGCCGTGGTCGAGGGCGTGATGGGGCTGTACGACGGGGCCGCGGGGGAAGGTGAACTGGCGTCCACGGCTCATGTGGCGAAGTTGCTGCGGGCGCCGGTGGTTCTTGTCGTGGACGCCTCGTCGCAGTCTCGGTCGGTGGCGGCGCTGGTGCACGGGTTCGCGTCCTGGGATCCGGAGGTGCGGGTCGGGGGCGTGATTCTGAACAAGGTCGCGTCGGACCGGCATGAGGAGTTGCTGCGGGAGGCGTTGGAGTCGGTGGGGGTGCCGGTGTTGGGGGTGTTGCGGCGGGCGGCTCAGGTGGATACGCCGTCGCGGCATCTGGGGTTGGTGCCTGTTGCCGAGCGGCGGGTTGAGGCAGTGGAGGCTGTTGCTGCCATGGCCGCGCAGGTGAGTGCGGGGTGCGATCTGGAGGCGCTGGTCGCGCTGGCGCGGAGCGCGGGTGCGTTGTCGTGTGCGGTGTGGGATGCGGCTGAGGTCTTGGCTCCCGCGGCGGAGCCGCTGATGGATGCGGCGCCCCCTCCGCCCCTTCCCGTCCCGTCCCTGGGGGCTGCCGCCCCCAGACCCCCGCTGTCGGCCCTGAACGGGCCTCGTCCTCAAACGCCGGACGGGCTGAGTTCAACGAACCGGCGCTCGGAAGTGCGGGACGGGCTGAGTACAGCGGGACCCGGTTCAAGAGTGACCGTCGCCGTCGCCGGCGGTCCCGCCTTCACCTTCTCCTACGCCGAGCACACCGAACTGCTCACCGCCGCCGGTGCCGAAGTCGTCCCCTTCGATCCCCTGCGCGACGAGCAACTGCCGGACGGTACCCGGGGGTTGGTCATCGGCGGCGGGTTCCCCGAGGTGTACGCCGCCGAGCTGTCCGCCAACGAGGGCCTCCGCAAGGACGTTGTCGCTCTCGCGGAGGCCGGCTCTCCTGTTGCCGCCGAGTGTGCCGGGCTGCTCTATCTCTGCCGTGAGCTCGACGGGCGGCCCATGTGCGGCGTGCTCGACGCCACCGCCCGTATGAGCGAGCGGCTCACCCTCGGGTACCGGGACGCGGTGGCCGTGAGTGACAGTGTGCTCGCGGTGGCCGGGACTCGGATGCGGGGGCACGAGTTTCATCGGACGGTCGTCGAGCCCGGGTCGGGGGCCGCTCCCGCCTGGGGTGTGCGGGCACCGCGGCGGCGGGTCGAAGGTTTCGTACAGCGAGGTGTGCACGCGAGTTATCTGCACACGCATTGGGCGTCCGAGCCCGGTGTCGCCCGTCGGTTCGTGGAGAGGTGCCGGACGTCATGA
- the cobO gene encoding cob(I)yrinic acid a,c-diamide adenosyltransferase yields the protein MPQGQPSVIPDDGLTTRQRRNRPLVVVHTGVGKGKSTAAFGLALRAWNQGWPIGVFQFVKSAKWKVGEENALRVLGASGEGGSVDWHKMGEGWSWVQRDDQMDNEEKAREGWEQVKRDLAAETYRLYVLDEFAYPMHWGWVDTDEVVSVLRDRPGNQHVVITGRNAPEKLVDFADLVTDMSKVKHPMDVGQKGQRGIEW from the coding sequence GTGCCGCAGGGACAGCCGAGTGTGATTCCGGACGATGGGCTGACGACTCGGCAGAGGCGGAATCGGCCTCTTGTCGTCGTGCACACGGGCGTCGGGAAGGGCAAGTCCACCGCCGCCTTCGGGCTCGCTCTGCGCGCCTGGAACCAGGGATGGCCGATCGGGGTGTTCCAGTTCGTCAAATCGGCGAAGTGGAAGGTCGGCGAGGAGAACGCGCTGCGGGTGCTGGGGGCCAGCGGTGAGGGCGGGTCCGTCGACTGGCACAAGATGGGCGAGGGCTGGTCGTGGGTGCAGCGCGACGACCAGATGGACAACGAGGAGAAGGCCCGCGAGGGCTGGGAACAGGTCAAGCGGGACCTGGCGGCCGAGACGTACCGGCTGTATGTGCTGGACGAGTTCGCCTATCCGATGCACTGGGGGTGGGTCGACACCGATGAGGTCGTCTCCGTGCTGCGGGATCGGCCCGGGAACCAGCATGTCGTGATCACGGGGCGGAACGCGCCCGAGAAGCTCGTCGACTTCGCGGATCTCGTGACCGACATGTCAAAGGTCAAGCATCCGATGGACGTCGGGCAGAAGGGGCAGAGGGGCATCGAGTGGTGA
- the cbiE gene encoding precorrin-6y C5,15-methyltransferase (decarboxylating) subunit CbiE: MITVVGAGTGAPVAADVLAGARLVVGGRRHLLAAPVPEGAEQVVLGALAPALDAIERHLDKQNPVVVLASGDPGFFGIVRVLAERFGAERLDVRPGVSSVAAAFARLGVPWDDAVVVSAHGRDLRTAVQVCRARPKAAVLTGPGAGPAELGAALGDDARVLVVASALGSADERVERVTPGEAAGRDWGPAVSVVLCLDESRAVGGVRSVAGSPPGPAGWALDEGDFAHRDSMITKFEVRALALARLGPRLGDLVWDVGAGSGSVAVECARLGAAVTAVEKSPDGVERIRANAAAHGVDVRVVHGVAPGALAGLDEPYDPDAVFVGGGGHELPEVVTACARRARRTVVVAMAALDRVPAARAALTGAGFACDGVLLQSSRLAPLPGDVTRLAATNPVFLLWGVRSPVRTEEGVAQ; encoded by the coding sequence GTGATCACCGTTGTCGGGGCGGGGACGGGGGCGCCGGTCGCGGCGGACGTGCTGGCCGGTGCCCGGCTGGTCGTGGGCGGTCGGCGGCATCTGTTGGCCGCGCCGGTTCCGGAGGGCGCCGAGCAGGTCGTCCTCGGTGCGTTGGCGCCGGCGCTGGACGCCATCGAACGGCACCTGGACAAGCAGAACCCTGTCGTCGTGCTGGCCTCGGGGGATCCCGGGTTCTTCGGGATCGTCCGGGTGCTGGCCGAGCGGTTCGGCGCGGAGCGGCTGGATGTCCGGCCGGGGGTGTCGTCCGTCGCCGCGGCCTTCGCGCGGCTCGGGGTGCCGTGGGACGACGCCGTCGTCGTCAGCGCGCACGGCCGTGACCTGCGTACGGCGGTGCAGGTGTGCCGGGCGCGGCCGAAGGCGGCCGTGCTGACGGGGCCGGGGGCGGGGCCGGCGGAACTGGGGGCCGCGCTCGGGGACGACGCGCGTGTCCTGGTGGTCGCCTCCGCGCTGGGTTCCGCGGACGAGCGCGTGGAACGGGTGACTCCGGGCGAGGCCGCGGGCCGTGACTGGGGGCCGGCGGTGAGTGTGGTGCTGTGCCTGGACGAGTCGCGGGCGGTGGGCGGCGTGCGGTCGGTCGCCGGGTCGCCGCCCGGGCCCGCCGGATGGGCCCTGGACGAAGGGGACTTCGCCCACCGCGACTCGATGATCACCAAGTTCGAGGTGCGGGCGCTGGCGCTGGCCCGGCTCGGGCCGCGGCTGGGCGACCTGGTCTGGGACGTCGGCGCGGGCTCCGGGTCCGTGGCCGTGGAGTGTGCTCGGCTCGGCGCCGCTGTGACGGCGGTCGAGAAGAGCCCGGACGGGGTCGAGCGGATCCGCGCGAACGCCGCCGCGCACGGGGTCGACGTACGGGTGGTGCACGGGGTGGCGCCCGGGGCGCTGGCCGGTCTCGATGAGCCCTACGATCCCGACGCCGTGTTCGTCGGCGGTGGTGGGCATGAGCTGCCCGAGGTCGTCACGGCGTGCGCGCGGCGCGCCCGGCGGACCGTCGTCGTCGCGATGGCCGCGCTCGACCGGGTACCGGCCGCGCGGGCGGCGCTCACCGGCGCCGGTTTCGCCTGCGACGGGGTGCTGTTGCAGTCGTCCCGGCTCGCGCCGCTGCCGGGGGACGTGACCCGGCTCGCGGCGACGAACCCCGTTTTCCTGCTGTGGGGCGTCCGGTCTCCAGTACGTACCGAAGAAGGAGTTGCCCAGTGA
- a CDS encoding ZIP family metal transporter: MAVFVALGAFLMTLAGGWTALRVTDRRHLVLGLAGGLMLGVVGLDLLPEALEAADTEVLGVPVALLLFVAGFLLAHLVERLLAVRQAAHGAEEIDGRTPEVGLTAAAAMVGHSAMDGVAIGAAFQVGGGMGTAVALAVVAHDFADGFNTYTITSLYGNARRRAIAMLVADALAPVVGAASTLLFTIPEPMLGGYLGLFAGALLYLAAAEILPEAHHEHPARSTVLCTIAGAAFIWLVVGVAE; encoded by the coding sequence ATGGCGGTCTTCGTCGCGCTCGGCGCGTTTCTGATGACGCTGGCGGGCGGCTGGACGGCACTGCGCGTGACCGACCGCCGCCATCTGGTGCTGGGCCTGGCAGGCGGCCTGATGCTGGGCGTGGTCGGCCTGGACCTGCTGCCGGAGGCGCTGGAGGCGGCCGACACGGAGGTGCTCGGCGTACCCGTGGCCCTGCTCCTCTTCGTGGCCGGTTTCCTGCTGGCCCATCTGGTGGAACGCCTGCTTGCGGTGAGGCAGGCGGCCCACGGCGCCGAAGAGATCGACGGTCGTACGCCCGAAGTCGGCCTGACGGCGGCCGCCGCGATGGTCGGCCACAGCGCCATGGACGGCGTGGCGATCGGCGCGGCCTTCCAGGTGGGCGGAGGCATGGGCACCGCGGTCGCGCTGGCCGTCGTCGCCCACGACTTCGCGGACGGCTTCAACACGTACACGATCACGAGCCTGTACGGGAACGCCCGGCGCCGGGCGATCGCCATGCTGGTCGCGGATGCCCTGGCCCCCGTGGTGGGCGCGGCGTCCACGCTCCTGTTCACGATCCCGGAGCCGATGCTCGGCGGCTATCTCGGCCTCTTCGCCGGCGCGCTCCTGTACCTCGCGGCGGCCGAGATCCTCCCGGAGGCTCACCACGAGCACCCCGCCCGCTCGACCGTGCTGTGCACGATCGCGGGCGCGGCGTTCATCTGGCTGGTGGTGGGCGTAGCCGAATGA
- the cobI gene encoding precorrin-2 C(20)-methyltransferase has protein sequence MSSRLIGVGVGPGDPELVTVKGVNALRAADVVVVPVMASFDGKDGGERGRAEATVLHYVPEEKVVRVVFALNERSDRARREAAWNAAGERVAGLLKQYGAVAFATIGDPNVYSTFTYLAQTIAESVPGVVVETVPGITAMQDLAARSGAVLTEGTEPLTLVPVTAGSAVLKDALNGPGTVVAYKFGRQAREVAEALRETGRIDDAVWGSALGLPEESVRSAAELDGAPLPYLSTLIAPAPRDGRRGGKL, from the coding sequence ATGAGCAGCAGGCTGATCGGAGTCGGGGTCGGGCCCGGTGATCCCGAGCTGGTGACCGTCAAGGGCGTCAATGCCCTGCGCGCCGCCGACGTGGTCGTCGTACCGGTCATGGCTTCATTTGATGGAAAAGATGGGGGTGAGCGCGGCCGGGCGGAGGCGACCGTGTTGCACTACGTGCCCGAGGAGAAGGTCGTCCGGGTCGTGTTCGCGCTCAACGAGCGCAGCGACCGGGCGCGGCGGGAGGCCGCGTGGAACGCGGCGGGTGAGCGGGTCGCCGGGCTGCTGAAGCAGTACGGCGCCGTGGCCTTCGCGACCATCGGGGACCCGAACGTGTACTCCACCTTCACCTATCTCGCGCAGACCATCGCCGAGTCGGTGCCCGGTGTCGTCGTCGAGACCGTGCCCGGGATCACCGCCATGCAGGACCTCGCCGCGCGTTCGGGGGCCGTGCTGACGGAGGGGACCGAGCCGCTCACGCTGGTGCCCGTGACCGCGGGGTCCGCCGTGCTCAAGGACGCGCTGAACGGGCCCGGTACCGTCGTCGCCTACAAGTTCGGGCGGCAGGCGCGGGAGGTGGCCGAGGCGTTGCGGGAGACCGGGCGGATCGACGACGCCGTATGGGGGTCTGCGCTCGGGTTGCCCGAGGAGTCCGTGCGGTCGGCCGCCGAACTCGACGGTGCGCCTCTCCCCTACCTGTCGACGCTCATCGCGCCCGCGCCGCGGGACGGCCGGCGGGGCGGCAAGCTGTGA
- a CDS encoding precorrin-8X methylmutase — MNRVVHPIEQESFRRLRARLDTSHFPPLTRAVVERVIHSAADLEYASDLVMDEGELAKAHAALHAGAPVVVDVEMVAAGITRRETVCRLKDARSGPGLTRSAHATRLAHEQVGPGALWVIGCAPTALEELLTLDASPALVIGLPVGFVGAAESKAALRESGLPAVSNVSEKGGSAVAAAALNALLYHPFPTPEEKS; from the coding sequence GTGAACCGCGTGGTGCATCCCATCGAGCAGGAGTCCTTCCGGCGGCTGCGCGCCCGCCTGGACACCTCGCACTTCCCGCCGCTGACCCGGGCGGTGGTGGAACGGGTCATCCACTCCGCGGCCGATCTGGAGTACGCGAGCGATCTCGTCATGGACGAGGGCGAGTTGGCGAAGGCGCACGCTGCCCTCCACGCCGGGGCGCCCGTCGTCGTGGACGTGGAGATGGTCGCGGCGGGCATCACTCGGCGCGAGACCGTCTGTCGCCTCAAGGACGCCAGGTCCGGCCCCGGGCTGACCCGTTCGGCCCATGCGACAAGACTCGCCCACGAGCAGGTGGGACCCGGCGCCCTCTGGGTGATCGGCTGTGCGCCGACCGCGCTGGAGGAGCTGCTGACCCTGGACGCCTCGCCCGCGCTCGTCATCGGGCTGCCCGTCGGCTTCGTCGGGGCGGCCGAGTCCAAGGCCGCGTTGCGCGAGAGCGGGCTGCCCGCCGTGAGCAACGTGTCCGAGAAGGGCGGCTCGGCGGTCGCTGCCGCCGCGCTCAACGCCCTGCTGTACCACCCCTTTCCGACGCCCGAGGAGAAATCGTGA